In Elaeis guineensis isolate ETL-2024a chromosome 1, EG11, whole genome shotgun sequence, a genomic segment contains:
- the LOC105040091 gene encoding putative disease resistance protein RGA3 isoform X7, which translates to MASAFLSSILSKTSQLLGSVHRWAVSTSSSSDPRSSILKDLKRLERTLKRIQTVLHDAEEREIREEAIKLWLKELKEVAYDAEDVLDEYHYEELRAQVEARASRKRKRVEGDDEEEVSSSLSTIEVSIPDGMGDRIREIRERFDEISEDRERLRLREEDGERRVFGALRPPPTSHMVDESSIYGREHDKQKVIDLLFSEGMGSGISVIPIVGKGGLGKTTIAQLVYNDSKVKERFDLTGWVCISDDFDVPRLTKAIIESLTKISCDLTPLSTLQVTLKENVKGKRVLLVLDDVWNEQQSLWESLRIPFLGAETVRIIVTCRNDSVAEIMQTVHPYHPGYLSEDDSWSLFEHYAFAGRESEEQSRLADIGKQIVEKCSGLPLAVKTMGSLLRHEIDEDSWMDVLQSDLWELDKDNETLASLRLSYNRMPPHLKPCFIYCSMFPKDYVFDRDVLVRLWMAQGYIPPQGRKTMEDIGDECFNDLLRRSFFDSFNYVGHSRFKMHDMIHDLAKLIAGNECYTIVDNWLPCFPDGVRHLYIQGEEELVKSLCSQNLRALRTLLVSARFGSIYRMIKEVTQFSLLLLRTECLRTLTFVWKSEDELPDSISNLKHLRCLHITSKFIKKLPGSVCLLYHLQTLILECDALAELPSGTGNLINLRYFRLQTHCIKRLPESVCQLRSLQTLDLHWCNKLKGIMSGIGILTNAQILCLPAGIKKLTNLQRLCGRYEVQGGIGVLKDLVNLQGDLCISGLRNLVSIEDAKDVGLKYKHKLKRLYLFWDANCEHDWYYDGLDLKAFLEENKDVPAYEKREEAVLEYLQPPANLKKLLINGYGGSIFPEWVGNPLSFASLQEIHIIGCQSVWSLPLFIHDSLGKLDASISKSMIERVSISCCQQLKYIAGLHNLYSLKELKISVCPRLLILSEEGLPSKLQKLHIEECQRLTSLPGMQTLTSLQALIIKNCPQLRFLSEEGLPTNLQDLHIEKCQRLISLRGMQNLTSLELLTIINCPQLRLLSEERLPTNLQDLHIKECQQLISLRGMQNLTSLELLTIINCPQLLLLAEEGLPSKLESLHIEECQQLTSLSGMQNLTSLRELTIQNCPKLCIHVEDQLSSMPHHVDIIDCPGLVNWCEIQKINCIQVVSGNKLTISNSWEKIMHGFHDLTSTEHRFDESSTSRVALLQPRSHLFFSNSWESFIKRPQAKLEELTIWSCMHILPLEGLPELTSLQRLIIKDCPGVRLLRDEVLPSMLKSLVLDSCENLRCLQLVQQNRYALEELQIVNCPEIVMVQGLDRLFFPKFLTIERCPQLLLSQDDWRPFIHPCAEIAGELEMKFNPPHSEETENKETIDDGTQEKQVLNCVMIERPNSVVSSRFDAADDCNMGQFLQLGLPSGCRSQCPVQNNAEPLWVDNNAVSPMFDDAADCNMGQFLQLGLPSEGVVSQIGNSNTMGSDRSIFR; encoded by the exons ATGGCGAGCGCTTTCCTCTCTTCCATCCTATCAAAAACCAGCCAACTATTGGGCTCTGTTCATAGATGGGCAGTCTCGACATCTTCATCATCAGATCCACGCAGCAGTATCTTGAAAGATTTGAAGAGGCTGGAGAGAACGTTGAAGAGGATCCAGACAGTGCTCCATGACGCGGAGGAGAGGGAGATACGAGAAGAAGCCATCAAGCTCTGGCTGAAGGAGCTTAAAGAGGTGGCTTATGATGCAGAAGACGTGCTGGACGAGTACCACTACGAGGAACTGCGAGCCCAAGTGGAAGCCCGAGCTTCCCGCAAGAGGAAGCGAGTAGAAGGGGACGATGAGGAAGAGGTAAGTAGTTCTCTTTCCACCATAGAGGTTTCAATTCCTGATGGCATGGGGGATAGAATCAGGGAGATCAGGGAGAGGTTCGATGAGATCTCGGAGGATCGGGAACGCCTCCGATTAAGAGAGGAAGATGGAGAGCGACGGGTCTTCGGAGCTCTGCGCCCACCACCAACCAGCCACATGGTGGACGAGTCAAGTATTTATGGAAGGGAACATGACAAGCAGAAGGTAATTGATTTGCTGTTTTCTGAGGGTATGGGAAGTGGTATCTCTGTCATTCCGATTGTCGGCAAGGGAGGACTGGGAAAAACCACCATCGCTCAGCTGGTCTACAATGACTCCAAGGTAAAAGAACGTTTTGATCTCACTGGATGGGTTTGCATATCCGATGATTTTGATGTTCCAAGGCTAACAAAGGCCATAATTGAGTCTCTTACGAAAATTTCATGTGATCTCACACCACTCAGCACACTTCAAGTTACTCTCAAGGAAAATGTGAAGGGGAAGAGAGTGTTGCTTGTGCTTGACGATGTGTGGAATGAGCAACAGAGCCTTTGGGAGTCCTTAAGAATCCCTTTTCTTGGAGCAGAAACAGTAAGAATTATCGTGACCTGTAGGAACGATTCGGTTGCGGAGATCATGCAGACAGTGCATCCTTATCATCCTGGCTACTTGTCTGAAGACGATTCTTGGTCATTATTCGAGCATTATGCATTTGCTGGCCGAGAATCTGAAGAACAATCACGCTTGGCAGATATCGGTAAGCAGATTGTCGAGAAGTGTTCCGGTTTACCATTGGCGGTGAAGACAATGGGAAGCCTTCTAAGACACGAGATAGACGAAGACAGTTGGATGGATGTCTTACAAAGTGATCTATGGGAACTAGACAAGGACAACGAGACTTTGGCATCTCTTAGATTAAGCTACAATCGCATGCCACCACATCTAAAACCCTGTTTCATTTACTGTTCCATGTTTCCAAAGGATTATGTGTTTGACAGAGATGTTTTAGTCAGATTGTGGATGGCACAAGGTTACATCCCCCCTCAAGGTAGGAAAACAATGGAGGACATCGGAGATGAATGTTTTAATGACTTGCTAAGAAGATCATTCTTTGATTCCTTTAATTACGTTGGTCATAGTAGATTTAAAATGCATGATATGATACATGATCTAGCAAAATTAATTGCAGGAAATGAGTGCTACACAATTGTGGACAACTGGCTACCCTGTTTCCCCGATGGGGTTCGCCATCTATACATACAAGGTGAAGAAGAATTAGTGAAATCACTGTGCTCACAAAATCTTAGGGCCCTACGGACCTTGTTAGTCTCGGCTCGGTTTGGGTCTATCTATAGGATGATAAAAGAAGTAACCCAATTTTCACTGCTTCTACTGAGGACAGAATGCTTACGGACTCTAACATTTGTTTGGAAAAGTGAAGATGAGTTGCCCGATTCAATCAGTAACCTGAAACACCTACGTTGCTTACATATCACATCCAAATTTATTAAGAAGCTCCCTGGATCAGTATGCCTCCTTTACCACCTACAGACATTGATCCTTGAATGTGATGCTCTTGCAGAGTTACCCAGTGGCACAGGTAACCTTATTAACCTACGATACTTTAGACTACAGACACATTGTATTAAAAGGCTCCCTGAATCAGTTTGTCAGCTACGCAGCCTGCAGACTTTGGATCTTCATTGGTGCAACAAACTTAAAGGGATAATGAGTGGCATAGGAATCCTTACTAATGCTCAAATTCTCTGTCTGCCAGCTGGAATCAAAAAACTAACAAATCTTCAGAGATTGTGTGGACGTTATGAAGTGCAGGGTGGGATAGGAGTGTTAAAGGACCTGGTGAACCTCCAAGGAGATCTCTGCATCTCAGGTCTCAGGAACTTGGTCAGCATAGAGGATGCAAAGGATGTTGGTCTTAAATATAAGCATAAACTTAAGCGGTTGTATCTATTTTGGGATGCCAACTGCGAACATGATTGGTATTATGATGGACTAGATCTAAAAGCTTTTCTTGAGGAAAATAAGGATGTCCCAGCCTATGAAAAAAGGGAGGAGGCCGTGCTTGAGTATCTTCAACCTCCCGCCAACCTCAAAAAGTTGCTTATAAATGGGTATGGTGGCTCCATTTTTCCAGAATGGGTGGGAAATCCTTTATCCTTTGCATCACTTCAAGAAATCCATATAATTGGATGTCAAAGCGTATGGTCCCTTCCTCTATTCATTCACGACTCTCTTGGAAAATTGGATGCATCCATATCAAAATCTATGATTGAGAGGGTGTCTATTTCTTGTTGCCAGCAGCTCAAATACATAGCAGGCCTTCATAATCTCTACTCACTTAAAGAATTGAAAATATCCGTTTGTCCTCGGCTCTTGATATTATCAGAGGAAGGACTGCCATCCAAGCTTCAAAAGCTGCATATTGAGGAGTGCCAACGGTTGACATCATTGCCGGGGATGCAAACCCTTACTTCTCTTCAagcattaattataaaaaattgtcCTCAACTCCGGTTCTTATCGGAGGAGGGACTACCAACCAATCTTCAAGATCTGCATATTGAGAAGTGCCAAAGGTTGATATCACTGCGGGGGATGCAAAACCTCACTTCTCTTGAGCTATTGACCATAATAAATTGTCCTCAACTCCGGCTTTTATCAGAGGAAAGACTACCAACCAATCTTCAAGATCTGCATATTAAGGAGTGCCAACAGTTGATATCACTGCGGGGGATGCAAAACCTCACTTCTCTTGAACTATTAACCATAATAAATTGTCCTCAACTCCTACTCTTAGCAGAGGAAGGACTACCATCCAAACTTGAATCACTGCATATTGAGGAGTGCCAACAGTTGACATCACTGTCGGGAATGCAAAACCTTACTTCTCTCAGAGAATTAACCATACAAAATTGTCCTAAACTTTGTATCCACGTAGAAGATCAGCTCTCATCTATGCCTCACCATGTGGATATTATTGATTGCCCTGGATTGGTTAACTGGTGCGAAATACAAAAAATCAACTGCATTCAG GTCGTTTCAGGCAACAAGCTGACTATATCGAACTCATGGGAGAAGATAATGCATGGGTTTCATGATTTGACATCCACCGAGCATAGATTTGATGAGTCATCTACTAGCAGAGTTGCATTGCTACAGCCTAGATCACATCTTTTTTTTAGCAATTCTTGGGAATCCTTTATAAAAAGACCCCAAGCCAAACTTGAAGAGCTGACCATATGGAGTTGCATGCACATCCTGCCACTAGAGGGCCTGCCTGAGCTCACATCTCTCCAAAGATTGATTATAAAGGACTGTCCTGGAGTCCGACTCTTGAGAGATGAGGTGCTCCCATCGATGCTCAAGTCCTTGGTACTTGATAGTTGTGAGAACCTAAGGTGTTTGCAGTTGGTGCAGCAGAACCGTTATGCACTTGAGGAGCTGCAGATTGTGAATTGCCCTGAAATCGTAATGGTGCAAGGGCTGGATCGCCTTTTCTTCCCCAAATTCTTAACAATAGAGCGATGCCCTCAACTCCTGCTTTCACAAGATGATTGGCGGCCATTTATTCACCCATGTGCTGAAATTGCAGGAGAATTGGAGATGAAATTCAATCCTCCACATTCAG AGGAAACAGAGAACAAAGAAACAATTGATGATGGAACCCAGGAGAAACAGGTGTTGAATTGTGTGATGATTGAACGTCCTAACAGTGTTGTATCTTCAAGATTTGATGCTGCAGATGATTGCAACATGGGTCAATTCCTACAGCTTGGGCTTCCTTCTGGTTGCAGGTCACAGTGCCCGGTACAAAACAATGCAGAACCATTG
- the LOC105040091 gene encoding putative disease resistance protein RGA3 isoform X8 — MASAFLSSILSKTSQLLGSVHRWAVSTSSSSDPRSSILKDLKRLERTLKRIQTVLHDAEEREIREEAIKLWLKELKEVAYDAEDVLDEYHYEELRAQVEARASRKRKRVEGDDEEEVSSSLSTIEVSIPDGMGDRIREIRERFDEISEDRERLRLREEDGERRVFGALRPPPTSHMVDESSIYGREHDKQKVIDLLFSEGMGSGISVIPIVGKGGLGKTTIAQLVYNDSKVKERFDLTGWVCISDDFDVPRLTKAIIESLTKISCDLTPLSTLQVTLKENVKGKRVLLVLDDVWNEQQSLWESLRIPFLGAETVRIIVTCRNDSVAEIMQTVHPYHPGYLSEDDSWSLFEHYAFAGRESEEQSRLADIGKQIVEKCSGLPLAVKTMGSLLRHEIDEDSWMDVLQSDLWELDKDNETLASLRLSYNRMPPHLKPCFIYCSMFPKDYVFDRDVLVRLWMAQGYIPPQGRKTMEDIGDECFNDLLRRSFFDSFNYVGHSRFKMHDMIHDLAKLIAGNECYTIVDNWLPCFPDGVRHLYIQGEEELVKSLCSQNLRALRTLLVSARFGSIYRMIKEVTQFSLLLLRTECLRTLTFVWKSEDELPDSISNLKHLRCLHITSKFIKKLPGSVCLLYHLQTLILECDALAELPSGTGNLINLRYFRLQTHCIKRLPESVCQLRSLQTLDLHWCNKLKGIMSGIGILTNAQILCLPAGIKKLTNLQRLCGRYEVQGGIGVLKDLVNLQGDLCISGLRNLVSIEDAKDVGLKYKHKLKRLYLFWDANCEHDWYYDGLDLKAFLEENKDVPAYEKREEAVLEYLQPPANLKKLLINGYGGSIFPEWVGNPLSFASLQEIHIIGCQSVWSLPLFIHDSLGKLDASISKSMIERVSISCCQQLKYIAGLHNLYSLKELKISVCPRLLILSEEGLPSKLQKLHIEECQRLTSLPGMQTLTSLQALIIKNCPQLRFLSEEGLPTNLQDLHIEKCQRLISLRGMQNLTSLELLTIINCPQLRLLSEERLPTNLQDLHIKECQQLISLRGMQNLTSLELLTIINCPQLLLLAEEGLPSKLESLHIEECQQLTSLSGMQNLTSLRELTIQNCPKLCIHVEDQLSSMPHHVDIIDCPGLVNWCEIQKINCIQVVSGNKLTISNSWEKIMHGFHDLTSTEHRFDESSTSRVALLQPRSHLFFSNSWESFIKRPQAKLEELTIWSCMHILPLEGLPELTSLQRLIIKDCPGVRLLRDEVLPSMLKSLVLDSCENLRCLQLVQQNRYALEELQIVNCPEIVMVQGLDRLFFPKFLTIERCPQLLLSQDDWRPFIHPCAEIAGELEMKFNPPHSEETENKETIDDGTQEKQVLNCVMIERPNSVVSSRFDAADDCNMGQFLQLGLPSGCRSQCPVQNNAEPLREWFHK; from the exons ATGGCGAGCGCTTTCCTCTCTTCCATCCTATCAAAAACCAGCCAACTATTGGGCTCTGTTCATAGATGGGCAGTCTCGACATCTTCATCATCAGATCCACGCAGCAGTATCTTGAAAGATTTGAAGAGGCTGGAGAGAACGTTGAAGAGGATCCAGACAGTGCTCCATGACGCGGAGGAGAGGGAGATACGAGAAGAAGCCATCAAGCTCTGGCTGAAGGAGCTTAAAGAGGTGGCTTATGATGCAGAAGACGTGCTGGACGAGTACCACTACGAGGAACTGCGAGCCCAAGTGGAAGCCCGAGCTTCCCGCAAGAGGAAGCGAGTAGAAGGGGACGATGAGGAAGAGGTAAGTAGTTCTCTTTCCACCATAGAGGTTTCAATTCCTGATGGCATGGGGGATAGAATCAGGGAGATCAGGGAGAGGTTCGATGAGATCTCGGAGGATCGGGAACGCCTCCGATTAAGAGAGGAAGATGGAGAGCGACGGGTCTTCGGAGCTCTGCGCCCACCACCAACCAGCCACATGGTGGACGAGTCAAGTATTTATGGAAGGGAACATGACAAGCAGAAGGTAATTGATTTGCTGTTTTCTGAGGGTATGGGAAGTGGTATCTCTGTCATTCCGATTGTCGGCAAGGGAGGACTGGGAAAAACCACCATCGCTCAGCTGGTCTACAATGACTCCAAGGTAAAAGAACGTTTTGATCTCACTGGATGGGTTTGCATATCCGATGATTTTGATGTTCCAAGGCTAACAAAGGCCATAATTGAGTCTCTTACGAAAATTTCATGTGATCTCACACCACTCAGCACACTTCAAGTTACTCTCAAGGAAAATGTGAAGGGGAAGAGAGTGTTGCTTGTGCTTGACGATGTGTGGAATGAGCAACAGAGCCTTTGGGAGTCCTTAAGAATCCCTTTTCTTGGAGCAGAAACAGTAAGAATTATCGTGACCTGTAGGAACGATTCGGTTGCGGAGATCATGCAGACAGTGCATCCTTATCATCCTGGCTACTTGTCTGAAGACGATTCTTGGTCATTATTCGAGCATTATGCATTTGCTGGCCGAGAATCTGAAGAACAATCACGCTTGGCAGATATCGGTAAGCAGATTGTCGAGAAGTGTTCCGGTTTACCATTGGCGGTGAAGACAATGGGAAGCCTTCTAAGACACGAGATAGACGAAGACAGTTGGATGGATGTCTTACAAAGTGATCTATGGGAACTAGACAAGGACAACGAGACTTTGGCATCTCTTAGATTAAGCTACAATCGCATGCCACCACATCTAAAACCCTGTTTCATTTACTGTTCCATGTTTCCAAAGGATTATGTGTTTGACAGAGATGTTTTAGTCAGATTGTGGATGGCACAAGGTTACATCCCCCCTCAAGGTAGGAAAACAATGGAGGACATCGGAGATGAATGTTTTAATGACTTGCTAAGAAGATCATTCTTTGATTCCTTTAATTACGTTGGTCATAGTAGATTTAAAATGCATGATATGATACATGATCTAGCAAAATTAATTGCAGGAAATGAGTGCTACACAATTGTGGACAACTGGCTACCCTGTTTCCCCGATGGGGTTCGCCATCTATACATACAAGGTGAAGAAGAATTAGTGAAATCACTGTGCTCACAAAATCTTAGGGCCCTACGGACCTTGTTAGTCTCGGCTCGGTTTGGGTCTATCTATAGGATGATAAAAGAAGTAACCCAATTTTCACTGCTTCTACTGAGGACAGAATGCTTACGGACTCTAACATTTGTTTGGAAAAGTGAAGATGAGTTGCCCGATTCAATCAGTAACCTGAAACACCTACGTTGCTTACATATCACATCCAAATTTATTAAGAAGCTCCCTGGATCAGTATGCCTCCTTTACCACCTACAGACATTGATCCTTGAATGTGATGCTCTTGCAGAGTTACCCAGTGGCACAGGTAACCTTATTAACCTACGATACTTTAGACTACAGACACATTGTATTAAAAGGCTCCCTGAATCAGTTTGTCAGCTACGCAGCCTGCAGACTTTGGATCTTCATTGGTGCAACAAACTTAAAGGGATAATGAGTGGCATAGGAATCCTTACTAATGCTCAAATTCTCTGTCTGCCAGCTGGAATCAAAAAACTAACAAATCTTCAGAGATTGTGTGGACGTTATGAAGTGCAGGGTGGGATAGGAGTGTTAAAGGACCTGGTGAACCTCCAAGGAGATCTCTGCATCTCAGGTCTCAGGAACTTGGTCAGCATAGAGGATGCAAAGGATGTTGGTCTTAAATATAAGCATAAACTTAAGCGGTTGTATCTATTTTGGGATGCCAACTGCGAACATGATTGGTATTATGATGGACTAGATCTAAAAGCTTTTCTTGAGGAAAATAAGGATGTCCCAGCCTATGAAAAAAGGGAGGAGGCCGTGCTTGAGTATCTTCAACCTCCCGCCAACCTCAAAAAGTTGCTTATAAATGGGTATGGTGGCTCCATTTTTCCAGAATGGGTGGGAAATCCTTTATCCTTTGCATCACTTCAAGAAATCCATATAATTGGATGTCAAAGCGTATGGTCCCTTCCTCTATTCATTCACGACTCTCTTGGAAAATTGGATGCATCCATATCAAAATCTATGATTGAGAGGGTGTCTATTTCTTGTTGCCAGCAGCTCAAATACATAGCAGGCCTTCATAATCTCTACTCACTTAAAGAATTGAAAATATCCGTTTGTCCTCGGCTCTTGATATTATCAGAGGAAGGACTGCCATCCAAGCTTCAAAAGCTGCATATTGAGGAGTGCCAACGGTTGACATCATTGCCGGGGATGCAAACCCTTACTTCTCTTCAagcattaattataaaaaattgtcCTCAACTCCGGTTCTTATCGGAGGAGGGACTACCAACCAATCTTCAAGATCTGCATATTGAGAAGTGCCAAAGGTTGATATCACTGCGGGGGATGCAAAACCTCACTTCTCTTGAGCTATTGACCATAATAAATTGTCCTCAACTCCGGCTTTTATCAGAGGAAAGACTACCAACCAATCTTCAAGATCTGCATATTAAGGAGTGCCAACAGTTGATATCACTGCGGGGGATGCAAAACCTCACTTCTCTTGAACTATTAACCATAATAAATTGTCCTCAACTCCTACTCTTAGCAGAGGAAGGACTACCATCCAAACTTGAATCACTGCATATTGAGGAGTGCCAACAGTTGACATCACTGTCGGGAATGCAAAACCTTACTTCTCTCAGAGAATTAACCATACAAAATTGTCCTAAACTTTGTATCCACGTAGAAGATCAGCTCTCATCTATGCCTCACCATGTGGATATTATTGATTGCCCTGGATTGGTTAACTGGTGCGAAATACAAAAAATCAACTGCATTCAG GTCGTTTCAGGCAACAAGCTGACTATATCGAACTCATGGGAGAAGATAATGCATGGGTTTCATGATTTGACATCCACCGAGCATAGATTTGATGAGTCATCTACTAGCAGAGTTGCATTGCTACAGCCTAGATCACATCTTTTTTTTAGCAATTCTTGGGAATCCTTTATAAAAAGACCCCAAGCCAAACTTGAAGAGCTGACCATATGGAGTTGCATGCACATCCTGCCACTAGAGGGCCTGCCTGAGCTCACATCTCTCCAAAGATTGATTATAAAGGACTGTCCTGGAGTCCGACTCTTGAGAGATGAGGTGCTCCCATCGATGCTCAAGTCCTTGGTACTTGATAGTTGTGAGAACCTAAGGTGTTTGCAGTTGGTGCAGCAGAACCGTTATGCACTTGAGGAGCTGCAGATTGTGAATTGCCCTGAAATCGTAATGGTGCAAGGGCTGGATCGCCTTTTCTTCCCCAAATTCTTAACAATAGAGCGATGCCCTCAACTCCTGCTTTCACAAGATGATTGGCGGCCATTTATTCACCCATGTGCTGAAATTGCAGGAGAATTGGAGATGAAATTCAATCCTCCACATTCAG AGGAAACAGAGAACAAAGAAACAATTGATGATGGAACCCAGGAGAAACAGGTGTTGAATTGTGTGATGATTGAACGTCCTAACAGTGTTGTATCTTCAAGATTTGATGCTGCAGATGATTGCAACATGGGTCAATTCCTACAGCTTGGGCTTCCTTCTGGTTGCAGGTCACAGTGCCCGGTACAAAACAATGCAGAACCATTG